The following are encoded together in the Pectobacterium punjabense genome:
- a CDS encoding 3-oxoacyl-[acyl-carrier-protein] synthase III C-terminal domain-containing protein, translating into MKTQSHAFTQGLVPLKIISTGSALPAQRVTSAELDVRLNKPAGYVESRSGIIYRHHADNHASQAELGVAALNDALTRGVIPPASIDLLLFASAIPIQALPYSASHVLKASSLPKGTACFDINSSCVSFISALQVAAGLLNTGAYRRIAIVSTELASRGIDWDDEESSLIFGDGAACAIVERGDGRSGIAACLLETYPKGNELCQIRAGGTLRNPRAGMELHDFLFHMQGKRLFRQASALIEGYLQRLLDASGYSLEQMAAVVPHQASHLSLEHMRKRLAIPTEKLIDIYRYHGNQVAASIPTALHHAIVTQRLPEGEPAMLVGTAAGLTLGGMVLIP; encoded by the coding sequence TTGAAAACGCAAAGTCATGCATTTACTCAGGGATTGGTTCCACTCAAGATTATTTCTACCGGCAGCGCGCTTCCTGCGCAGCGGGTGACCTCGGCCGAATTAGATGTGCGGCTTAATAAACCCGCAGGCTATGTCGAAAGCCGTTCAGGCATTATCTATCGTCACCATGCGGATAATCATGCCAGCCAGGCTGAACTTGGCGTGGCGGCGTTAAATGACGCGCTGACTCGGGGCGTTATTCCCCCCGCGTCCATCGATTTGCTGCTGTTTGCTTCCGCGATCCCGATTCAGGCGCTGCCTTATAGCGCCAGCCATGTATTAAAGGCATCGTCCCTGCCGAAAGGGACGGCCTGTTTTGATATTAACAGCAGCTGCGTCAGCTTTATTTCCGCGCTTCAGGTGGCGGCTGGACTGTTAAATACCGGTGCTTATAGACGCATTGCTATTGTCTCTACCGAACTGGCCTCACGCGGTATTGACTGGGATGACGAAGAGTCGTCGTTGATTTTTGGTGATGGTGCCGCCTGTGCCATCGTCGAACGGGGTGACGGTCGCAGCGGGATTGCCGCCTGTCTGCTGGAAACCTACCCGAAAGGCAATGAACTGTGCCAGATCCGCGCAGGTGGTACGTTGCGTAATCCGCGAGCGGGCATGGAACTGCATGATTTTCTGTTCCATATGCAGGGAAAACGGTTATTCAGGCAGGCTTCTGCCTTGATTGAGGGCTATCTGCAACGGCTGCTGGATGCCAGTGGTTATTCTCTGGAGCAGATGGCGGCGGTGGTTCCGCATCAGGCTAGCCATCTGTCGCTGGAGCATATGCGCAAGCGGCTGGCGATCCCGACGGAAAAGCTGATTGATATTTACCGCTATCACGGTAATCAGGTGGCGGCCTCGATTCCGACGGCGTTGCATCATGCCATCGTGACGCAACGCTTGCCTGAAGGTGAGCCTGCGATGCTGGTTGGTACGGCTGCCGGGTTGACGCTGGGCGGAATGGTACTGATTCCATGA
- the pemB gene encoding pectinesterase PemB: MTKMTYPGTSFRPVLSAQEADRFTLPHYFTRRGHDEHSDTDVWQPTPIEVNPATPWVVGPQVGVDGATHRTVQQAINTALRMQQDRPYIDIKLLPGTYTGAVYIPADAPPLTLFGTGEQPNDVVIQLALDSMFSPATYRETVNSQGEYQPGDPAWYMYDLCASKQNATIDTICAAVVWSQSDNFQMKNLTVVNALLDSVDGRAHQAVALRTDGDKIQLERVRLIGRQDTFFVNTSNLRNEYVIDRYSRAYIKDSYIEGDVDYVFGRATAVFEHVHFHTVSSRGAKDIHVFAPDSMPWTQYGFLAVSCRFTGDEGFNGERKAKLGRAWDQGARQTGYQPGQTANGQLVVRDSTIDASYDREQPWGAAATTARPFAGNADSIRNLDDVHFNRLWEYNNTDEV; encoded by the coding sequence ATGACAAAAATGACATACCCCGGTACATCTTTTCGCCCTGTACTCTCTGCTCAGGAAGCGGATCGCTTCACGCTCCCACACTATTTTACGCGGCGTGGGCACGATGAACATTCTGACACTGATGTTTGGCAACCTACACCGATTGAAGTCAATCCGGCTACGCCGTGGGTTGTCGGGCCACAGGTCGGGGTGGATGGCGCAACACACCGTACAGTGCAACAGGCCATCAACACCGCGCTACGGATGCAGCAGGATCGGCCGTATATTGATATTAAATTACTACCGGGCACCTATACTGGAGCAGTCTACATCCCCGCCGATGCGCCACCGCTCACGCTATTCGGCACAGGGGAGCAGCCAAACGACGTGGTGATTCAACTTGCGCTGGATTCGATGTTTTCACCAGCAACCTACCGAGAAACAGTGAACTCACAGGGTGAGTATCAACCCGGTGACCCAGCCTGGTACATGTACGATCTCTGTGCGTCAAAACAGAACGCAACAATTGATACCATCTGTGCCGCCGTGGTTTGGTCGCAGAGTGACAATTTCCAGATGAAGAACCTGACGGTGGTAAATGCATTGCTGGATTCAGTCGATGGCCGTGCACATCAGGCCGTGGCGCTGCGCACCGATGGCGACAAAATACAGCTTGAAAGGGTTCGCCTGATCGGGCGTCAGGATACGTTTTTCGTCAACACCAGTAACCTCCGCAACGAGTACGTCATAGATCGCTACAGCCGCGCCTACATTAAAGACAGCTACATTGAAGGTGATGTCGATTATGTTTTTGGACGGGCAACCGCAGTATTCGAGCATGTCCACTTTCACACAGTTTCCAGCCGTGGAGCGAAAGATATTCATGTCTTCGCACCTGACAGCATGCCGTGGACGCAGTACGGTTTTCTGGCGGTAAGTTGCCGCTTTACAGGAGACGAAGGCTTCAATGGAGAAAGAAAGGCCAAACTAGGCCGCGCCTGGGATCAAGGAGCAAGGCAGACGGGATACCAGCCCGGCCAGACGGCAAACGGCCAACTAGTCGTTCGCGACAGCACGATTGACGCGAGCTATGACAGAGAACAAC
- a CDS encoding GlpM family protein, translated as MSLFIKSVIGALIVLLISVLAKSRNYYIAGLVPLFPTFALIAHYIVGSERGLDALRTTILFGIWSVIPYLAYLISLYYFTAWMKLPQALFAAVVCWSVSAALLIKIWTWYQGN; from the coding sequence ATGTCATTGTTTATCAAATCTGTTATCGGTGCGTTGATCGTATTGCTCATCAGCGTACTGGCGAAAAGCCGAAACTATTACATTGCCGGGTTGGTGCCGCTTTTCCCCACGTTCGCGCTGATCGCACATTACATTGTTGGCAGTGAACGCGGGCTGGACGCGCTACGCACCACCATCCTGTTTGGTATCTGGTCCGTCATTCCTTATCTGGCTTATCTCATTTCACTTTATTACTTTACTGCATGGATGAAGTTACCACAGGCGCTGTTCGCGGCAGTCGTGTGCTGGAGTGTATCGGCGGCACTGCTGATCAAAATCTGGACGTGGTATCAGGGGAATTAG